From Mya arenaria isolate MELC-2E11 chromosome 12, ASM2691426v1, the proteins below share one genomic window:
- the LOC128210773 gene encoding adhesion G-protein coupled receptor D1-like has product MKLVSLDNTAADEGVYLASPILTMAVFSNDVRISAVVEFTMFYLIEHVKDSKILSNGNSTNNRLICGFYNTSMRVWSVSGCEVVGEDEFTVTCRCDHTTSFAVLIKINNVKESLADEDALSIITYIGCSVSILTLFMAVTVFTCIRSIQSERIFVHRNLCIALLSSQVLFLAGINAVSYKVVCRVMAVVLHYSFTAVFTWMLVEGLHLYTQVIQVFQPCKSRENVYLAFGWGIPLLLVATSLAADFDGYGSDKSCWLSVSRHTIWAFVGPAGAVMIVNGIILLMVLNIVFTSSKNDSRSNLQQLRAGAKAALFLLPLMGVTWFLGLLVINKNLLVFEYLFAICNSLQGFLVFLFHCVLNTEVRTSLRRIRDRQILMKDKYSSTSESDRPAIDDEQQQSGTIHLKIKCKAGIQVYSSVQNVDDVTTLKNREQNKMTGPTQAERNVDKDDGQVIHRDKMLSVTYI; this is encoded by the exons GGCTGCAGATGAGGGCGTGTACCTGGCCAGTCCAATTTTGACCATGGCAGTTTTCTCGAATGATGTCAGGATTTCGGCCGTAGTGGAGTttaccatgttttatttaatagaGCATGTGAAG GACTCGAAGATCCTTTCAAATGGAAACAGCACAAACAACAGATTGATTTGTGGCTTTTACAATACAAGCATGAG AGTATGGTCCGTGTCAGGCTGTGAAGTTGTTGGCGAGGATGAGTTTACGGTAACATGCAGATGTGACCACACCACCAGCTTTGCTGTactgataaaaataaacaatgtaaag gAATCACTGGCGGACGAGGATGCCTTGAGCATCATAACGTACATCGGCTGCAGTGTGTCTATCCTGACCTTGTTCATGGCCGTCACTGTTTTCACGTGCATAAG GTCTATACAATCGGAGAGAATATTTGTCCACAGGAACCTTTGTATTGCATTGTTGAGTTCACAAGTTCTATTCTTAGCTGGAATCAATGCTGTATCGTACAAG GTTGTGTGCCGTGTTATGGCCGTGGTCCTTCACTACAGCTTCACCGCTGTGTTCACCTGGATGTTGGTAGAAGGCCTCCATCTGTATACCCAGGTCATCCAGGTGTTCCAGCCATGCAAATCAAGGGAAAACGTCTATCTGGCGTTTGGATGGG GGATTCCCCTCCTCCTGGTTGCTACATCGCTCGCAGCGGACTTCGATGGATATGGATCAGACAAAAG TTGCTGGTTGTCGGTGTCTCGTCACACGATCTGGGCATTCGTTGGTCCAGCTGGTGCTGTTATGATA GTAAATGGCATCATCCTTTTAATGGTACTGAATATTGTATTCACCTCTTCAAAGAATGACAGCAGGTCAAACCTTCAACAATTAAG aGCAGGAGCTAAGGCGGCCTTGTTCCTACTCCCATTAATGGGCGTAACCTGGTTCCTTGGCCTTCTGGTTATCAACAAGAACCTCCTAGTGTTTGAATACCTGTTTGCAATCTGCAATTCCCTCCAGGGATTTCTTGTCTTCCTTTTTCACTGCGTTCTGAACACAGAG GTGCGAACCTCTCTAAGAAGAATACGGGACAGACAAATCCTGATGAAAGACAAATACAGTAGCACCTCCGAGTCGGATAGACCCGCCATAGATGATGAACAG CAGCAATCAGGAACAATTCACTTGAAGATCAAGTGTAAAGCTGGTATACAAGTATACAGTTCAGTTCAAAACGTTGACGATGTAACAACACTGAAGAATAGAGAACAGAACAAAATGACTGGGCCAACCCAAG